The DNA sequence CTACTTCGCACGGACGGTATTGTAGCGATACGGTCGCGCCCAGTTCTTCGCCATCTTCGCCTGGAAGAGCGCCTCGGCGTCCACCCCCATGGCGGAAAGCATGTGAAAGATGCGGATGATCGCGTCGATCAGCTCCTCCCCGACCGCCTCCAACGGCTCGCCCTTCTTATAGGCGTCCGTGGCCTCGCTCACCTCCGTGTGGATCAGGGCCAGCATCTGCCAAAACTGATCCGGATCGGAGGAGAAGCCTTTGGCATCGCAGAGAGCGCGCACCTGGCGCACGTAATCGTTCAGGTCGTGACGTTCGGCCAATGGATCCCTTCCCAGGCGAGAGGTGGGGAGATTATACCACCGGCATAGGGTCCCCGCAAACAAATCGCCGGGGGAGAGCCCCGGCGGCCTTCAATCCTCGGTCACGATGTCCTCCGGACGGAATCGATCCGGAAGCAAATCCTCGACCGTCGTCTCTCTGAAATTCCCCTGCAGGTCCGCGATGATGATCCGCATCTCCGGTGCGAACTCGGCCATGACTTGCCGACAGAGGCCACAGGGGCTCCCGCCGTTCAGCGTCACCACGGCCAGGGCATCGAAATCCCGTTCTCCCTCCGACACGGCCTTCCACAGCGCCACACGCTCGGCGCAGACCGTCGCGCCGAAGGAGGCGTTCTCGATGTTACAGCCCGTAAAGATGCGTCCGGAGCGGGTACGCACGGCCGCGCCCACGGCGTAGCCGGAGTAAGGGGCGTGAGCATGCTCACGCGCGTCCCGCGCCGCCCGGATCAGCGCCTGATCAGAGCGTTGAGTCATCGGAAGATCAGGAACGAGAGGAGAGCGGGAGCGTCAGA is a window from the Chloroflexota bacterium genome containing:
- the cdd gene encoding cytidine deaminase, which codes for MTQRSDQALIRAARDAREHAHAPYSGYAVGAAVRTRSGRIFTGCNIENASFGATVCAERVALWKAVSEGERDFDALAVVTLNGGSPCGLCRQVMAEFAPEMRIIIADLQGNFRETTVEDLLPDRFRPEDIVTED